ATTAATGATGTCCTTGCGCACATTCACTTCAACTTTTAAATCACCAGTTGAGGCACCGTGGGCGTAACTTGAAACATCAACATAGTCAAATTCAAATGGCATATCGCCGAGTTCACGTAATAAATCAGCCGTGAACACAATTGCGCCCTTCATGATTGGTACCATAATTGGTGTAATTCCTGCATAATCGTGTCGAATTTTGTCAGCAACAACCTTCACGGCTGCCGCGATTTCGGCTTGCGTCATCACAACGCGATCAATCCGTTCATCCATAATTAAACACCTTTTATCTATTATTTAAGTAAACCCAAACGCTTGAAAATGCCATCCACGTTTTGCAAGTGGTAATGATAATCAAATGCATCATCGATGTCGGCTGCTGACAAGTATTGTGTCACTGTGTCGTTTGCTTCGACCAATGGGCGGAATTGAATTTGTTCGTCCCATGAGCGGGCCGTCAATGGTTGCACGGTGTCGTAGGCCGCTTCACGACTCAAGCCAGCATCAACTAACTTAAGCAATAAGCGTTGGCTGTAAATCAAGCCGTACGTGCGATCCATGTTTTTGAGCATCGTGTCAGGGAAAACTTGGAGATTCTTCAAGATACCCGTGAAACGGTGCAACATGTAATCAATCAAACTCGTCGTATCTGGCAAGATCATCCGTTCGGCACTGGAGTGTGAAATATCACGTTCATGCCATAAAGTAATATCTTCCATCCCCGTAATCATGTGACCACGCACGACCCGCGCCAAACCAGTAATATTTTCAGAACCGATTGGGTTACGTTTGTGCGGCATTGCTGAAGAACCCTTTTGGCCTTTGCCAAAACCTTCTTCAACTTCATGAATTTCAGAACGTTGTAATGACCGAATTTCCGTGGCAAAGTTTTCCAAGCCAGTGGCAATCAAGCCCAATGT
This is a stretch of genomic DNA from Periweissella cryptocerci. It encodes these proteins:
- a CDS encoding phosphoribosyltransferase, whose protein sequence is MDERIDRVVMTQAEIAAAVKVVADKIRHDYAGITPIMVPIMKGAIVFTADLLRELGDMPFEFDYVDVSSYAHGASTGDLKVEVNVRKDIINRDIILIDEIIDTGLTLDFLVKEFTKLGAKSVKSVVAVDKKAGRSVDIEADYVGAEVPNDYLVGYGMDLDGEMRFLSDIVALKH